One window from the genome of Rhodocyclaceae bacterium encodes:
- a CDS encoding Ldh family oxidoreductase, giving the protein MAQRIPQFITQFIPEATLLARVEDTLVRNGFSPQVAAPIAATIVACERDGTPSHGLLRLPGYIEAVRTGYADGTVLPEVASSRDSMLVIDARQGFTHLALAQWRDDLMQRASHTGTAVLLIRDAHHFAALWPDIEPFAAHGFIAMSCVTSRARVTGWGGAKAVFGTNASAFACPRANGLPIVWDQAASVMSQGDVLRAARERRPLPEGVGVDADGQPTTDASRVLDGGALVAFGGVKGASIAFMVEILAAALSGSPLGFEAPVPGNKPSKCGQFLLLIDPRCAGADVAARVEPLVAAVHDSGTPKLPGARRYARRRQAAERGIELDTHALEILERCANP; this is encoded by the coding sequence ATGGCGCAGCGCATCCCGCAGTTCATCACGCAGTTCATCCCTGAGGCCACACTGCTCGCCCGCGTCGAGGACACGCTCGTCCGCAACGGCTTCTCCCCGCAGGTCGCCGCGCCGATCGCCGCCACCATCGTCGCCTGCGAGCGCGACGGCACGCCGAGCCACGGCCTGCTGCGCCTGCCCGGCTACATCGAGGCGGTACGCACCGGCTATGCGGATGGCACGGTACTGCCCGAGGTGGCGAGCTCGCGCGACTCGATGCTGGTGATCGATGCGCGCCAGGGATTCACGCATCTCGCGCTCGCGCAGTGGCGCGACGACCTGATGCAGCGCGCGTCGCACACTGGCACTGCAGTACTGCTGATACGCGATGCCCACCACTTCGCCGCGCTGTGGCCCGACATCGAGCCCTTCGCCGCACACGGCTTCATCGCGATGAGCTGCGTCACCTCGCGCGCCCGCGTCACCGGCTGGGGCGGCGCGAAAGCGGTTTTCGGGACCAACGCCTCGGCCTTCGCCTGCCCGCGCGCCAACGGCCTGCCGATCGTCTGGGACCAGGCGGCGAGCGTGATGTCGCAGGGCGACGTGCTGCGTGCGGCGCGCGAACGACGCCCGTTGCCGGAAGGCGTCGGCGTCGATGCCGACGGCCAGCCGACCACCGATGCCTCACGCGTGCTCGACGGCGGCGCACTGGTCGCCTTCGGCGGCGTGAAGGGCGCATCGATCGCGTTCATGGTGGAGATCCTGGCGGCGGCCCTGAGCGGCAGCCCGTTAGGCTTCGAGGCACCGGTGCCGGGCAACAAGCCGTCCAAGTGCGGGCAGTTTCTGCTGCTGATCGATCCGCGCTGCGCCGGCGCCGACGTGGCCGCGCGGGTCGAGCCGCTGGTGGCTGCGGTGCACGACTCCGGCACGCCGAAGCTGCCCGGTGCGCGGCGCTATGCCCGACGCCGGCAGGCGGCCGAACGCGGCATCGAACTCGACACGCATGCGCTCGAGATCCTCGAACGATGCGCCAACCCTTGA
- a CDS encoding FAD-binding oxidoreductase translates to MHPVDVAIIGTGSIGIAVAYYLVRDHGVRRIALIDPRPPMSLTSAQSGENYRNWWPHRVMTAFTDHSIDLMEQLDEASGGRLNMTRGGYALVTRRENPQDLIDALHLGYAEAPGQIRLRASGSEGDYIQPRRTPWQGSPSGVDVLLDRALIRRTFPAFADDIATVIHIRRAGSIDAQQMGSLMLEAIREAGGTLLRGEVKSITAGTPFRLEIATPESPTPTTLITERVVNAAGPYLQDIASMLGEDLQVECVFQQKIAFPDTLHAVARHQPFAIDLDGQSLAWSDEDRALLASDPATRRLTEPMKGGIHCRPDGPVDGNWIKVGWAYNETPSSPHADSHGTAPIDPQFPDSVIRAVSRLQPKLAAYIGKLPRGVRHYGGYYTQTTENWPLIGPMATPGAFVAGALSGFGSMGACATGSLCAAWIAGDLVPSFATALAPARRQDTALMAELAGLAKGTL, encoded by the coding sequence ATGCACCCCGTCGACGTCGCCATCATCGGCACCGGATCCATCGGCATCGCCGTCGCCTACTATCTGGTCCGCGACCACGGCGTACGTCGTATCGCGCTCATCGACCCGCGGCCCCCGATGAGCCTCACCTCCGCCCAGTCGGGCGAGAACTACCGCAACTGGTGGCCGCATCGGGTGATGACGGCGTTTACCGACCACTCGATCGACCTGATGGAACAGCTCGACGAGGCCTCCGGCGGGCGGTTGAACATGACGCGCGGCGGCTATGCGCTGGTCACCCGGCGCGAGAACCCGCAGGACCTGATCGATGCGCTGCACCTTGGCTATGCCGAAGCCCCCGGCCAGATCCGCCTGCGCGCGAGCGGGAGCGAGGGCGACTACATCCAGCCCCGTCGCACGCCCTGGCAGGGATCGCCGTCCGGCGTAGACGTGCTGCTCGACCGCGCGCTCATCCGCCGCACCTTCCCCGCGTTCGCGGACGACATCGCCACCGTCATCCACATCCGCCGCGCCGGCTCGATCGACGCGCAACAGATGGGCAGCCTGATGCTGGAGGCCATCCGCGAAGCGGGCGGCACGCTGTTGCGCGGCGAGGTGAAGTCGATCACCGCTGGCACGCCGTTCCGGCTGGAGATCGCCACGCCGGAATCCCCGACACCGACGACGCTCATCACTGAGCGCGTCGTCAACGCCGCTGGCCCGTACCTGCAGGACATCGCGTCGATGCTCGGTGAAGACCTGCAGGTCGAGTGCGTGTTCCAGCAGAAGATCGCCTTCCCCGACACGCTGCACGCGGTCGCGCGGCACCAGCCGTTCGCGATCGACCTCGACGGCCAGTCGCTCGCCTGGAGCGACGAGGACCGTGCGCTGCTCGCCTCCGATCCGGCGACGCGCCGGCTCACCGAGCCGATGAAGGGTGGCATCCACTGCCGTCCGGACGGGCCGGTCGATGGCAACTGGATCAAGGTCGGCTGGGCCTACAACGAGACGCCGAGCAGCCCGCATGCCGACTCACATGGAACCGCGCCGATAGACCCGCAGTTCCCCGACTCGGTGATCCGCGCGGTGAGCCGGCTGCAGCCGAAGCTCGCGGCCTACATCGGCAAGCTGCCGCGGGGAGTACGGCACTACGGTGGCTACTACACGCAGACGACGGAGAACTGGCCGCTGATCGGGCCGATGGCCACGCCGGGCGCGTTCGTCGCCGGGGCACTGTCGGGCTTCGGTTCGATGGGCGCCTGCGCGACCGGATCGTTGTGCGCGGCGTGGATCGCCGGCGACCTGGTGCCATCGTTCGCGACGGCGCTCGCGCCCGCACGCCGGCAGGACACGGCGCTGATGGCGGAGCTGGCCGGGCTGGCCAAGGGCACGCTGTAG
- a CDS encoding porin family protein: MSVHARSGAALIIAMASTFSAFDASAKDVAGRYVSLYAGPSSLSSTTLTESRTSGGTASGDTSFDTGVGFGGAFGYRYGNGWAAEVAWDFRRHGVKKIGTSSVDGDFASNTFFVNGYYRFAKWGDIRPFVGAGLGWTQEIDIDIKRNGRELSYSRSGAAAVQVMFGGEWDLSPKWSLVGDVRLMRVSTGTFDAEDAAAGGRISGDIKYRPVSINLGVTYRF, encoded by the coding sequence ATGTCCGTACACGCCAGATCCGGCGCAGCCCTGATCATCGCAATGGCCTCGACGTTCTCGGCTTTCGACGCATCCGCAAAGGATGTCGCTGGCCGCTACGTCAGTCTCTACGCCGGGCCGAGCAGCCTGTCTTCGACCACCCTGACCGAGTCGCGAACCTCTGGTGGCACCGCGAGCGGCGACACGAGCTTCGACACCGGCGTCGGGTTCGGCGGCGCATTCGGCTATCGCTACGGCAATGGCTGGGCCGCTGAAGTTGCCTGGGACTTCCGTCGCCACGGCGTGAAGAAGATCGGTACATCGTCCGTCGATGGTGACTTCGCATCCAACACGTTCTTCGTGAACGGGTACTACCGGTTCGCGAAATGGGGCGACATCCGCCCGTTCGTAGGGGCAGGACTGGGGTGGACGCAGGAAATCGACATCGACATCAAACGCAACGGACGTGAACTGAGCTATTCCCGCTCAGGTGCAGCGGCTGTTCAGGTAATGTTCGGAGGAGAATGGGATCTTTCCCCGAAGTGGAGCCTGGTGGGCGATGTCAGATTGATGCGGGTCAGTACGGGCACCTTCGATGCGGAGGATGCTGCTGCAGGCGGCAGGATCTCCGGCGATATCAAGTACCGGCCCGTTTCGATCAACCTCGGCGTGACCTACCGGTTCTGA
- a CDS encoding response regulator transcription factor produces MPRILLVEDHPRMAQVICSMLERNGIACDAVISLGQAAAAMADARYDAMILDRGLPDGDGLQVLVRLRAMRESIPCMVLTARDALGDRVDGLDAGADDYLTKPFEMDELLARTRALLRRSQPWMPTEVTFGDIRLVPQLSSLCVAHSCMTLSPTELQIMLALARHEGSVVRRSMLETAAWGLSSAVTPKALDVAIHRLRGKLATLRSTVSIANSKGIGYALVVPEDA; encoded by the coding sequence ATGCCCAGAATCCTCTTAGTCGAAGACCACCCGCGCATGGCCCAGGTCATCTGCAGCATGCTGGAACGAAACGGGATAGCCTGTGATGCAGTGATCAGCCTGGGTCAGGCTGCAGCAGCGATGGCGGACGCTCGCTACGACGCAATGATCCTCGACCGTGGCCTGCCCGATGGTGACGGTTTGCAAGTGCTTGTCCGGCTGCGCGCCATGCGGGAATCCATCCCCTGCATGGTGCTTACCGCTCGGGATGCCCTGGGCGACCGTGTCGACGGACTGGATGCCGGCGCAGACGACTATCTGACCAAACCGTTCGAGATGGATGAGTTGCTCGCCCGAACGCGGGCGCTGCTTCGCCGCAGCCAGCCCTGGATGCCGACGGAGGTGACCTTCGGAGACATACGACTGGTGCCGCAGCTCAGTTCGTTGTGCGTCGCACATTCCTGCATGACCCTGTCTCCGACCGAGTTGCAGATCATGCTTGCGCTGGCCCGACACGAGGGGAGTGTCGTGAGGCGAAGCATGCTGGAGACTGCTGCCTGGGGCCTGTCATCTGCCGTGACACCGAAGGCCCTGGATGTTGCCATTCACCGCCTTCGTGGAAAACTGGCGACATTGCGTTCCACCGTGTCGATCGCCAACTCGAAGGGAATAGGTTATGCGCTGGTCGTTCCCGAGGACGCCTAG
- a CDS encoding HAMP domain-containing histidine kinase: MRWSFPRTPSLALRLSIAFALSIFIVAGAYLAVQMVLAQRFASFITEQSLKGQTNDIAEAIDAGSSDGSVVVRLGGIDNFGFDAFFANLKYRVLTEDGRVVASSESRFDSLMPTIPVERQDGFYLPTLIDGVRFHVAAVRHSVDGRAFLVQVGRSDRFAELAQEAIVPAVNQAVGVIVAISIVVLSILSFLGIRSVLRPIRIASETAKTVGQANLSARLPVEDVPSEIRPLIAAFNDALARLEVAFSSQQRFFANAAHELKTPLALLRGQLEDAAGTIPAPALRDVDSIARTVNQLLHIAEVSGGRSLDKRPTAVDEVARQVVGFLSWRAERAGVSLHIVCEPAGVDILSDQGELFVLLKNLVENAVDFSPEGGTVCIWVGSDRIAVEDQGHGVPEDQREKVFERFWRGSQGDRPGSGLGLAICLEVATAHQWQIRCTEAASGGARFEVIFAAP; this comes from the coding sequence ATGCGCTGGTCGTTCCCGAGGACGCCTAGCCTCGCGCTGCGGCTGTCGATCGCGTTCGCCCTGTCCATCTTCATTGTTGCCGGCGCTTACCTGGCGGTTCAGATGGTGCTGGCCCAGCGTTTCGCAAGCTTCATTACCGAGCAGAGCCTCAAGGGCCAGACCAACGACATCGCCGAAGCCATCGATGCGGGTTCGTCCGATGGCAGCGTGGTCGTCCGGCTCGGCGGCATCGATAACTTCGGGTTCGATGCGTTCTTCGCGAACCTGAAGTACCGCGTGCTGACCGAGGATGGGCGGGTCGTCGCCTCGTCGGAGAGCCGGTTCGACAGCCTGATGCCCACGATTCCGGTCGAACGACAGGATGGCTTCTACCTGCCGACCCTGATCGATGGTGTTCGCTTCCATGTCGCAGCCGTACGCCATAGCGTCGATGGCCGCGCCTTCCTGGTTCAGGTCGGGCGCAGCGACCGGTTTGCCGAACTCGCCCAGGAAGCGATCGTGCCTGCCGTCAACCAGGCGGTAGGAGTCATCGTCGCGATATCCATCGTGGTGCTGTCGATCCTCAGTTTCCTGGGGATACGCAGCGTGTTGCGGCCGATCAGGATCGCCAGCGAGACGGCGAAAACGGTCGGGCAGGCCAATCTTTCTGCACGTTTGCCTGTAGAGGATGTGCCCTCCGAGATCCGTCCGCTGATCGCGGCGTTCAATGACGCGCTGGCTCGCCTCGAGGTGGCTTTTTCCAGCCAGCAACGGTTCTTCGCCAATGCCGCACACGAGCTGAAGACGCCCCTCGCGCTCTTGCGCGGGCAACTCGAAGACGCAGCGGGAACGATCCCGGCCCCGGCCCTGCGCGATGTGGATTCCATCGCACGCACCGTCAACCAATTGCTGCACATCGCCGAGGTGTCGGGTGGAAGATCGCTCGACAAGCGGCCGACTGCAGTCGATGAGGTCGCCCGGCAGGTCGTCGGGTTTCTGTCCTGGCGGGCCGAGCGCGCGGGAGTCAGTCTGCACATCGTCTGCGAGCCGGCGGGGGTCGATATCCTGTCAGACCAGGGAGAGTTGTTCGTCCTGCTCAAGAACCTGGTCGAGAACGCCGTGGATTTCTCGCCCGAGGGCGGTACCGTGTGTATCTGGGTGGGTTCCGATCGAATCGCCGTCGAGGACCAGGGCCACGGGGTGCCGGAGGACCAGCGCGAAAAGGTGTTCGAACGATTCTGGCGAGGTTCGCAGGGCGATCGGCCAGGTTCGGGACTGGGTCTGGCGATCTGCCTCGAGGTGGCAACTGCGCACCAGTGGCAGATCAGGTGCACGGAAGCCGCGTCCGGCGGGGCTCGTTTCGAAGTGATATTCGCGGCGCCGTGA
- a CDS encoding spore coat protein U domain-containing protein, giving the protein MSTRRALTGLLTAAAILTLPTAQAQVSCDLQVPAMSFGSVDILAEMPVDRSLGNIEVICRNTGIADVVVMMRTAVSAGSGGTDSRRRMAGPGGSSLEYNLFRDASRTRLWRASGDPAVTLNVGAKQQASLQLPVFGRLDGPRDARPGGYTDWLTVTLDF; this is encoded by the coding sequence ATGTCGACCCGCCGGGCCCTGACCGGTCTGCTCACCGCGGCAGCGATTCTGACCCTGCCCACCGCGCAGGCGCAGGTGTCCTGCGACCTGCAGGTGCCGGCGATGAGCTTCGGCAGCGTCGATATCCTTGCAGAGATGCCAGTCGATCGCAGCCTGGGCAACATCGAAGTGATCTGCAGGAACACCGGCATCGCCGATGTGGTGGTGATGATGCGCACTGCCGTTTCGGCCGGCTCGGGCGGCACCGACAGCCGGCGGCGCATGGCGGGGCCCGGCGGCTCGTCTCTCGAATACAACCTGTTCCGGGACGCGAGCAGGACCCGGTTGTGGCGTGCGAGCGGTGATCCGGCCGTGACGCTCAACGTGGGTGCCAAGCAACAGGCCAGCCTTCAGTTACCGGTATTCGGGCGCCTGGACGGACCGCGTGACGCGCGCCCCGGCGGGTACACCGACTGGTTGACCGTCACCCTGGACTTCTAG
- a CDS encoding fimbrial biogenesis outer membrane usher protein, translating into MRRRWRLALALWAAAFSAAGAQASPAAIEVRLNGQAPVVVLASEREGELYLSGSALRSLGLRPPAAPAAFVDGGEPFHRLKTLGLTLQRFDVREGRADIMAPASVFPGSAQSLQLEPIDITPGSPAAFVNYDFSVNSGNGTVSGAGLFDIVGTSRYGSLTHSFVNRNLGGDVAQRRGTERLATTYRYDWINNATTLEAGDVTAQPGAFGLPLRFGGVSLYSNYGLRPGFVTQPMPRFSGEAVTPSTVDVFINDQLRRSLGVPAGPFTLNELPVVTGAGQARLVIRDALGREQRVDAAFYSTGRLLRQGLSQYAMSAGTLRKALVTGDPEYGNSYLSALWRQGMSDTLTLEARAELEAGVTRVAGAAATFALPAGEAEISGAVNENAGRIHWLGGAGYRYVSPRRSATLRWDQSDDGFRLAGVLDPALATQRQVTVTAGQQLRAGVSINSGWIDQRAANGQAQRSANLSLIWNLPRGTAVLLTAARTSFAERTSDSLRLTLSLPLDKNQFASVSSEGGSLRQNSISLQRPLPLSEGFGYRVSGNEGSAGTRGEASVFAQSRAVLLSAEHSATQGQPGASRFGARGSLGTVGGAVFAARSINDSFALVRVPDVADVPVSFNSQPAGRTDSTGRLVLPRVSALVPHRVDVDVDALPADVTVLDERTRFVVAPRSAVIAILGVKRVSSALVRVIDPDGTVPPPGTTVRGASGVETSRVGPRGEIFVRASPGILRLQVERDGAACSVEFELSPSLPLGGYHEIGPLSCRPAGP; encoded by the coding sequence ATGCGCAGGCGGTGGCGCCTTGCACTGGCGCTGTGGGCGGCAGCCTTCTCGGCCGCGGGTGCGCAGGCCAGTCCGGCAGCGATCGAAGTGCGTCTCAACGGGCAGGCGCCCGTCGTGGTGCTGGCATCGGAGCGCGAGGGCGAGCTTTACCTCTCGGGCTCGGCCCTGCGCAGCCTCGGCCTGCGACCGCCCGCCGCCCCGGCCGCGTTCGTGGACGGTGGCGAGCCCTTCCATCGGCTGAAGACCCTCGGCCTTACGCTGCAGCGCTTCGATGTGCGTGAAGGAAGGGCCGACATCATGGCACCAGCCAGCGTGTTCCCCGGCAGCGCGCAATCGCTGCAACTGGAGCCCATCGACATCACGCCCGGCAGCCCCGCCGCGTTCGTGAACTACGATTTCTCGGTCAACTCGGGCAACGGGACGGTTTCGGGCGCGGGACTGTTCGATATCGTCGGAACTTCCCGCTACGGATCGCTGACCCATTCCTTCGTGAACCGTAACCTGGGCGGCGATGTTGCGCAGCGCAGGGGCACGGAGCGGCTGGCCACCACCTATCGTTACGACTGGATCAACAACGCCACCACGCTGGAGGCGGGCGACGTGACCGCTCAGCCAGGCGCCTTCGGCCTGCCGCTGCGCTTCGGCGGGGTCTCGCTGTATTCCAACTACGGATTACGCCCCGGCTTCGTGACCCAGCCCATGCCGCGGTTCAGCGGCGAGGCGGTCACGCCATCCACGGTGGACGTCTTCATCAATGACCAGCTGCGTCGCTCGCTCGGCGTGCCGGCAGGACCGTTCACGCTCAACGAACTGCCCGTGGTCACCGGCGCCGGTCAGGCGCGGCTGGTGATTCGCGACGCGCTGGGCCGGGAACAGCGGGTGGACGCCGCCTTCTACAGCACGGGCAGGCTGCTGCGCCAGGGCCTCTCGCAGTACGCGATGTCAGCCGGCACGCTGCGCAAGGCGCTCGTGACCGGAGACCCCGAATACGGCAACAGCTACCTGAGCGCGCTCTGGCGGCAGGGCATGTCGGACACCCTTACCCTGGAGGCCCGCGCCGAGCTGGAAGCGGGCGTGACCCGCGTGGCGGGCGCTGCAGCCACCTTCGCCCTGCCCGCAGGCGAGGCCGAGATCTCCGGCGCCGTCAACGAGAACGCAGGCCGGATCCACTGGCTGGGCGGTGCAGGCTACCGATATGTCTCGCCGCGGCGCTCCGCCACGCTGCGCTGGGATCAGTCCGACGACGGCTTCCGGCTCGCCGGCGTGCTCGACCCTGCCCTGGCGACACAGCGCCAGGTGACAGTGACGGCAGGCCAGCAGCTGCGCGCCGGCGTCAGCATCAATTCGGGGTGGATCGACCAGCGCGCCGCCAATGGCCAGGCGCAGCGCAGCGCCAACCTCAGCCTGATCTGGAACCTGCCCAGGGGCACCGCGGTGCTGTTGACTGCCGCGCGCACGAGCTTCGCGGAGCGCACCAGCGACTCGCTGCGCCTGACCCTGAGCCTGCCCCTGGACAAGAACCAGTTTGCGTCCGTCTCCTCGGAAGGCGGCTCGCTGCGCCAGAACAGCATCAGCCTGCAGCGACCGCTGCCGCTGTCGGAAGGCTTCGGCTATCGAGTGTCCGGCAACGAGGGCAGCGCGGGCACCCGCGGCGAGGCATCCGTTTTCGCCCAGTCGCGCGCCGTTCTGCTCTCGGCAGAGCACTCGGCCACGCAGGGCCAGCCTGGCGCGTCCCGTTTCGGGGCCCGTGGCAGCCTGGGCACTGTCGGCGGTGCCGTGTTCGCCGCGCGTTCCATCAACGACAGCTTCGCCCTGGTGCGGGTGCCCGACGTGGCCGATGTGCCGGTGAGCTTCAACAGCCAGCCTGCAGGCCGCACCGACAGCACGGGCCGCCTGGTGCTGCCGAGGGTGAGCGCTCTCGTGCCCCACCGGGTCGATGTCGATGTCGATGCACTGCCTGCGGACGTGACCGTGCTCGATGAGCGCACCCGCTTCGTGGTTGCCCCGCGCAGCGCGGTCATCGCCATCCTGGGCGTGAAGCGCGTGTCCAGCGCGCTTGTACGCGTGATCGATCCGGACGGCACCGTGCCACCGCCTGGCACCACCGTGCGTGGCGCCAGCGGCGTGGAGACATCGCGCGTGGGTCCCCGCGGCGAAATCTTCGTGCGCGCCAGCCCCGGCATCCTGCGACTACAGGTCGAGCGCGATGGCGCCGCCTGCAGCGTAGAATTCGAGCTGTCCCCGTCCCTGCCGTTGGGCGGCTATCACGAGATAGGACCGCTATCATGTCGACCCGCCGGGCCCTGA
- a CDS encoding molecular chaperone, which translates to MLFAALLGIGIGSGSVALAAGSFSVSPVRVDLRAGQTGGSIEVINNGSTEIQLTVERFAWRANASGDQLEPTADFVASPPLFDLRPGERQVVRILFVRPADPQRQLTYRIALQESPARLPVTGLATVLRVTLPVFVTPPRAVPSLQWRRVDSPDGPFLEVENRGDATALLAGIRLEGARDLEGGSGYVLPGQTRRWRAPELGRSIVVALPGGSTETVELQPPR; encoded by the coding sequence GTGCTGTTCGCGGCGCTGCTCGGCATCGGCATCGGCAGCGGCAGCGTGGCACTGGCGGCAGGCTCCTTTTCCGTCTCCCCGGTGCGGGTGGATCTGCGCGCGGGTCAGACGGGCGGGTCGATCGAGGTCATCAACAACGGCAGCACCGAGATCCAGCTCACGGTGGAGCGGTTTGCCTGGAGGGCGAACGCATCGGGCGATCAGCTCGAACCCACCGCAGACTTCGTGGCCAGCCCACCGTTGTTCGACCTGCGGCCGGGAGAGCGCCAGGTGGTGCGCATCCTGTTCGTGCGTCCGGCCGACCCGCAGCGCCAGCTCACCTACCGGATCGCGCTACAGGAATCTCCTGCCCGGCTGCCTGTCACAGGGCTCGCCACCGTGCTGCGTGTCACTCTGCCGGTGTTCGTGACTCCGCCCCGCGCCGTCCCCTCACTGCAGTGGCGCAGGGTCGATTCGCCGGACGGTCCGTTCCTGGAGGTAGAGAACCGTGGAGACGCCACGGCACTTCTGGCAGGCATACGCCTGGAGGGTGCGCGCGACCTGGAAGGCGGCAGCGGCTATGTGCTGCCTGGTCAGACGCGTCGCTGGCGCGCGCCGGAGCTGGGTCGGTCCATCGTCGTAGCCCTGCCGGGTGGCAGCACCGAGACGGTGGAACTGCAACCGCCGCGCTGA
- a CDS encoding spore coat protein U domain-containing protein, with protein MLNHNASEVGVLAARRCHPRKPSHSRPRPGLSGFQMIRRVHSMAKYNLRLLAFAAALGLVAPAVQAAQVSATMSVSATVVGACVISTAPLTFPTYNGSAEVTASATLSVTCSNGQTYRVFSPTTPRRMVGPAGAVLEYGLFTNVSRTTQLPFDATGAQRTGTGFTQSIDIFGSIASGQTVAAGSYSQTVTIVVDF; from the coding sequence ATGTTGAACCATAATGCGTCGGAAGTCGGTGTGCTTGCGGCAAGGCGTTGCCATCCCCGAAAGCCTTCCCACTCGCGTCCTCGACCCGGTCTTTCCGGTTTCCAAATGATCAGGAGGGTCCATTCCATGGCGAAATACAATCTCCGTCTTCTGGCCTTTGCCGCAGCGCTGGGGCTGGTGGCCCCCGCAGTCCAGGCTGCACAGGTATCGGCAACGATGTCGGTCAGCGCAACCGTAGTGGGTGCCTGCGTGATCAGCACCGCCCCGCTGACTTTTCCCACGTACAACGGCTCGGCAGAGGTCACTGCATCGGCCACGCTTTCCGTGACCTGCAGCAACGGCCAGACCTACCGCGTGTTCTCCCCGACGACCCCGCGGCGAATGGTCGGTCCGGCCGGTGCCGTGCTCGAATACGGCCTGTTCACCAATGTCAGCCGCACCACGCAGCTTCCGTTTGATGCAACCGGTGCGCAGCGCACAGGCACCGGCTTCACGCAGAGCATCGATATCTTCGGCAGTATCGCCTCGGGCCAGACGGTCGCTGCGGGCAGCTATTCGCAGACCGTCACCATCGTTGTCGATTTCTGA
- a CDS encoding CoA transferase — protein sequence MQWPRRHDGCWRGATARNAGDRTLAENDFRKDTSSALPLSGITVFDCGQVVAGPTIAMILGDFGAEVIKVENPRGGDQGRYFGRNKGGVPLVWKQLSRNKKTITLSLSKPEGQELFCRLVEALKADVVIESFRAGTFEQWNLGEERLRALSPGLVMVRVSGFGQTGPYSDRPGFGTLAEAMSGFAQITGQPDGPPTLPPFPLADTVAALYSTIGVLLALYQRDAKGTGRGQSIDTSLVETLYTVLTGHAVSWDQLGLPGKRYGNRTTGSAPRNTYRTKDDRWVAIAGSTQAITERLFAVMGQSALLKDERFATNQARLTNVDAVDTVVSAWVGERTQAECMKALLAAEVAAAPIADFKDLAEDPHMIARGALTEIDDPELGKLRMPTVQPRLSETPGRIEYAGLPMGVHNREIYIERLGMAEGEFERLQGAGVV from the coding sequence ATGCAATGGCCGAGACGGCACGACGGGTGCTGGCGTGGGGCGACAGCGCGAAACGCGGGGGACAGGACGTTGGCTGAGAACGATTTCCGCAAGGACACATCGTCGGCTCTGCCGCTCTCCGGCATCACGGTCTTCGACTGCGGACAGGTCGTGGCTGGCCCGACGATCGCGATGATCCTCGGCGACTTCGGCGCCGAGGTGATCAAGGTCGAGAACCCGCGCGGCGGAGACCAGGGCCGCTACTTCGGACGCAACAAGGGCGGCGTGCCGCTGGTCTGGAAGCAGCTGTCGCGCAACAAGAAGACGATCACCCTGTCGCTGAGCAAGCCGGAGGGCCAGGAGCTGTTCTGCCGGCTGGTCGAGGCGCTGAAGGCCGACGTGGTGATCGAGAGCTTTCGCGCCGGCACCTTCGAGCAATGGAACCTCGGCGAGGAACGCCTGCGCGCACTGAGCCCCGGGCTGGTGATGGTGCGCGTGTCTGGTTTCGGCCAGACCGGGCCGTACAGCGACCGCCCCGGCTTCGGCACGCTGGCCGAGGCGATGAGCGGCTTCGCCCAGATCACCGGCCAGCCCGACGGCCCGCCCACCCTGCCACCCTTCCCGCTCGCGGACACCGTCGCCGCGCTGTACTCGACGATCGGCGTGCTGCTGGCGCTGTACCAGCGCGACGCGAAAGGCACCGGACGCGGCCAGTCGATCGACACCAGCCTGGTCGAGACGCTGTACACGGTACTGACCGGGCACGCGGTGTCATGGGACCAGCTCGGGCTGCCGGGCAAGCGCTACGGCAACCGTACGACCGGATCGGCACCGCGCAACACCTACCGCACGAAGGACGACCGGTGGGTGGCGATCGCAGGATCGACACAGGCGATCACCGAGCGGCTGTTCGCGGTGATGGGGCAGTCGGCGCTGCTGAAGGACGAGCGGTTCGCGACGAACCAGGCACGACTCACGAACGTGGACGCAGTCGATACGGTGGTGTCGGCGTGGGTCGGCGAGCGTACGCAGGCCGAGTGCATGAAGGCACTGCTGGCGGCAGAAGTGGCCGCCGCACCGATCGCGGACTTCAAGGACCTGGCGGAAGATCCGCACATGATCGCGCGCGGGGCACTGACCGAGATCGATGACCCGGAGCTGGGCAAGCTGCGGATGCCGACGGTGCAGCCGCGGTTGTCGGAGACGCCGGGCAGGATCGAGTACGCCGGGTTACCGATGGGGGTGCACAACCGAGAGATCTACATCGAGCGGCTGGGGATGGCGGAGGGGGAGTTCGAGCGGTTGCAGGGGGCCGGGGTAGTCTGA